One part of the Salinivirga cyanobacteriivorans genome encodes these proteins:
- a CDS encoding L,D-transpeptidase family protein, protein MKTQIFIIFFLLLTLQIAAQSFKQEQKKYPRVRTAYAEKETEIKNLLLQNGLNIENLRVYIRAFKLEKKLELWAKNTQDTTYKLLQKYDICRTSGRLGPKRKQGDLQIPEGFYHISRFNPYSNFYLSLGINYPNASDWNCNKKMDKRLSRVHI, encoded by the coding sequence ATGAAAACTCAAATTTTCATAATTTTCTTCCTTTTACTGACACTACAGATTGCGGCACAGTCTTTTAAACAAGAGCAAAAAAAGTACCCCAGAGTAAGAACCGCATACGCTGAAAAAGAGACCGAAATTAAGAACTTGTTGTTGCAAAATGGTCTTAATATTGAAAACCTGAGGGTATACATAAGGGCATTCAAACTAGAGAAAAAACTGGAATTGTGGGCTAAAAATACTCAGGACACAACTTATAAATTATTACAGAAATATGATATCTGCCGCACGTCCGGCAGGTTAGGCCCCAAAAGAAAACAGGGCGATTTGCAAATTCCTGAAGGATTTTATCATATTAGCAGGTTTAATCCTTACAGCAATTTTTATTTATCGCTTGGTATAAATTATCCGAATGCTTCAGACTGGAATTGCAACAAAAAAATGGACAAAAGATTAAGCCGCGTTCATATTTAA
- a CDS encoding transposase, giving the protein MSVRRKKYDKEFKKMAVELCQTQQNRPKKEIAQELGITDNMLNRWVREHDKYGDNSFAGQGRPVMTDKEKELAQLRKELRETQIERDILKKAVSIFSKGDSRNTNS; this is encoded by the coding sequence ATGAGTGTACGAAGAAAGAAGTATGACAAAGAATTTAAAAAAATGGCAGTAGAGCTTTGTCAGACACAGCAAAACAGGCCAAAAAAGGAAATTGCACAAGAGTTGGGCATTACAGACAACATGTTAAACCGTTGGGTCAGGGAGCATGATAAATATGGAGATAACAGCTTTGCTGGACAAGGCAGGCCTGTGATGACCGACAAGGAGAAAGAGCTGGCACAGCTTCGAAAAGAACTGCGGGAAACGCAAATAGAGCGCGATATCTTAAAAAAGGCAGTGAGCATTTTCTCCAAGGGCGACAGCAGAAATACGAATTCATAA
- a CDS encoding GNAT family N-acetyltransferase has protein sequence MGENKLPDFSVVRLSGMQAIKEAKKLDDKAFEGHQKISKNELRSIADQGGLFGIVYKQKMVAEAQLLFRSTLFYNLEYESSAYCYGIAVDEKFRGKGLAHLLIARMEKEVRNNSLKALYLACRPENYASLKLWNSLEYKVCAYKDRYFGPDTIAHTRLLLYKNISEKNTRSNLHITSLPLKNDECDIDLRNNIANLLAKHGEIIIRIKSADKRLVYEIYKTQ, from the coding sequence ATGGGTGAAAACAAACTACCCGATTTTTCCGTAGTCAGGCTCTCAGGCATGCAGGCCATTAAAGAAGCCAAAAAATTAGATGACAAAGCATTTGAGGGACATCAAAAAATCAGCAAAAATGAACTACGTTCCATCGCCGATCAGGGTGGTCTTTTCGGGATTGTCTATAAGCAAAAAATGGTAGCTGAAGCGCAGCTTTTATTCAGAAGTACGCTATTCTATAATCTTGAATATGAAAGCTCAGCTTACTGTTATGGGATAGCTGTAGACGAAAAGTTCAGAGGAAAAGGGTTGGCGCATTTGCTTATAGCCAGAATGGAAAAAGAAGTCCGCAATAACAGTCTGAAAGCCCTGTATCTGGCATGCCGACCAGAAAATTATGCAAGCCTGAAGTTATGGAATAGCCTTGAATATAAAGTATGTGCCTACAAAGATCGTTATTTTGGGCCCGACACTATTGCACATACCAGGTTGTTGCTGTACAAAAACATTTCGGAAAAAAACACTCGAAGCAACTTGCATATCACCTCGCTCCCTCTTAAAAACGATGAGTGTGATATTGATTTGCGGAATAATATTGCCAATTTGTTAGCGAAACACGGCGAAATTATAATTAGAATTAAATCTGCTGATAAACGGCTGGTTTACGAAATATATAAGACTCAATAG